In Labrys monachus, the genomic stretch AGCTTCCAGTTTGCGCCATGTTCGAGCCAGACGTCGTCCGAGCGGCGCGATTTGTGATTGCCGAAAAACCCGCCAAGGCCGCCGAGCGTCGTCAACTCGGCCTCCGGCCATGCGGGAGCGACGTCGAGATTGACGAAGATCAGCGGCCCCCAGCTCCGCACATGCGCGGTCAGCAGCCGTTCGGGGCGCAGGCCCAGATATTGGTGCATCTCGGGGGTGCCGTCGCCGAGGTCGCTGGCCGGAATGGCACCCCGGTCGCGGCTGAAGCCGCAAGAGGTGAAGGAGCACTTGGTCTTCGTTCCGGTCTGGCATTGCAGCGGGACCGTGCGGCAGCCGCCATGCTGCGCCTTGTTGAATCGCGCCACGATCCCCCCGGCCATGCGCTGCACATGCACGCCATGGGTGCCGACCGTGAAGGGAAGGAGGTCGCCGTCGGCCGGAATGGCCTCGTGGGCGCCGACGCAGATCCAGTCGCGCGTCCAGACAGCCTCATCCTCGAGCTGGCTGAACCGCAGCGAGCGGAAAGCGGCGGCCGGCAGCACCCGCGGGTGCCGGCCCAATGCGTCTGCATAGAAGGCGGCATCCACGAGGTCGCGGCCCTCGTCCCAGTAACCGAGATCGCGTCTATAGGTCATGTCCGGCGTCCTGCGAGAAGGGCCGGCACGCGCGCAAAGCCGCGCGGGTGCCGCAAGTCCATTCGAGGGGCTCAGGCGGTCGCGGCAAGCGCCGGCGACTCGTAGTCGGCGCGGCCTCGATGCTTGATCGCCTCCGCCGGTGCCGGCGGCAGCGGACCATCCGCCGAGAAGCGGTCGAGCACGTTCTTCACCAGGGTGGAGACGTTGTTGCGGCCCTCGTTCCACGGCAGGGAGCCGCAGAAGGCGATCGAGGAGAAAGCGAAGCATCCACCGCCGTTCGGCGTCTCGTGGAAGGCGACGTCGCCGCGCACGCGCGGGTGGACCGTTCCGTCGAGGCCCTGCTGGTTGAAGCCGAAATCCTCCATGACGAGGAGATAGGCTTCGGTGTGCCGGCCCGCCGAGGTCGCAACCGCGAGCGTGTGGGGCGGAGAGCCGAGCGTGACGTCGACGATGTCGAGCTCAAGGCCGGCGCAGCCGCCGCCGACGAGGCCGAAATTGCCGATCGGCTCTTCGTAGGAGATGCCCTCGAAGGCCCAGGACACGCGCGGATCGAGACTGTCCGGCGTCCGGCTGTAATAGGTCGAGATATCGAAGCCTTCATTGGTCATGCCGACACCGGCGACCGAGTAGAGCGAGCGGCCGCGGAACCGCCACATGCCGCCGAGCTCTCCGGTGCCCTGGTGGTAATACTCGCCAGGCTCGGCTCGCCAGGTACGGATGCCGGATTCGCAGCGCCGCATCTCGGTGACCACGCCCCGGCCGACAGTGTCGTAGGCCGGATGATAGGAGTGCACCCAGTACCAAGCGTCGGCGCCCATATACATCAGGCGTCCGCCGCGTTGCGTGTAATTGTGCAGCGCATCGAGCTGGGCGCCCGAATTGTGCTCGGGATGTGAGCCGGTGATGATGACGTTGTAGTTTTCGAGCCGGGCGAGGCCGTCATAGGTGACGTCTTCGTCGGTGATCACGTCATATTCGTAGCCCATCGTCTCCAGCCAGTAGATGAGATGGAGATCGGCGGGGTATTGCCACGGTGCCTGGGCGAGGAAGTGGTCGTATTTCGGCCGGATCGACAGGATCGGACGCAGGCGCGACGACAGGCAGATGCCCGAGCCATCGGTGTGGGTATCGTAGATCGAGCCGCCATATTCGCGGTGCTCGGCCAGGAACATGTTCTGGTGCTGCATGATCGGCACGCGGTAGACGAACAGTTCGGCGCCGCCGGCATTGCACGCCACATGCTCGTTGGCATAGGCCATGTAGCTGATCGTCGGGATCATGACGGCGATCTTGGACTGTTCCTTGCCGATCTTCGGCACGATCCAGAAGGGGATGTAATCCTCGTCGCCGTCCGCGGTCGTCAGCTTCAGCGCATAGGAGCGGCTCTTGATCTGCTCCGGCACCATCCATTCGACGTCCGCCTCCCAGCGGGCGTCGTCGACGTCGTCATCATGGAAATGGATCGCGCCATATTCTTTCTTGGCGTATTTCCAGTCGAAGTTCTCGCCCGCCCAGTTGTAGCCGGTGAGGGCGCGCGTCGGACAGTTTACCAGCGTCGCATCGAGGCGGTACGGGCCGTTGTCCTTGGCGACGATGGTGCTGATGCCGTCCCAGAAGTCCCAGGCGGCGACGATGAGCGCGGACAATTCACCCGTCGGGCCCGAATTGCGGCGTTCGGTGAGGCCGGGCTGCGCACCGCCCTTCATCTGTTCGATCTCGAAGCGGCTCAGCGCCTTCTTGACGATACGCGGGCTGTCGATCTTGCCGTTATACTTGCCGGTAAACCACACGCCGGCAGGAAGCGAGGACTTGCCGAGCGGATCCTCGCCGATCGTCTCGACATAGGCCGCAAGCGCGACCGGCGCTTCGGTGTGCACGATCTGCGTCTTGATCGTGGTCCTGACCGGCTCGATCACCGGATCGAGGGCATAGACGATCTGCGGCTCGTGATAGAGCACGACCTCGCCGGTTTGCGCATCGAAGCTGGCCGCGACGAAATGCCAGGCATGATCGCGGATCGGCACGCCGGTCGTGATCCTGTGCTCGTTGATGCGAAGCTCGACGAAGCCTTCCTCGTTGATGAAGAGGCCGTAGCCCTTTCCGTCCATCCATTTGGTCAGGAGGCCCTGGGCGCCGTGCTTCCAGTAACGCGGATGGGTCTTCGGCGTGGTCGGCCAGATATGGCATTGGAGCGTGAAGCTCTCGACGTGGAATTGCGGCCTGTCCTCGACATATCCGTAGGATCCGCCGTGGATGATCTGCTTCCGTCCCTGGTAGGTTCCGTTGGCGTCCGCCGCGACCGGCTTTTCGATGAAGCCTGGTCCGCGGGGATTGGTGTCGCCGTGGATCATATGAACGACTTCGGCCTTGAATTGGGCCGGGCCGTCGCAATTGACATAAAACTTGATCTTTTCGCCCGGATGGACGCCAAACTTGTCAGCGTACCCGGTCAGCCGCATGGCGCACATGTGTCGATTCTCCGGTAGGGAAGGTGACGTCAGACAAGCCGCTCCCGTTCGCGGCCCGATCGGGCCGCGGCGGAGAACCCATGCTGATGCGAAGCGAGGATGTTCGAGATGCGCCGGCGCAGAGCGCCGGACGATCAGGTCAGGTGACGGGCCAGTTGTCGTCCCGGTGCTTCCAGCCTTCCTGGAAGTGCTCGGGCATGCCCGCGGTCTCGGGCAGTTCGTCGAGGCGCCTCAGGAAGATGGCGTGCTGGATTTCCTGCTCGCAGGTATAGACCTTGTCGTCGACGAATTCCGGCGGCACGCCGCGAATGCCCGACAGGCGCCCGATGCGCCATTCGGCATCGACCTTGGTGCAGATGACGACGAGCTTGCCCTTGGGTGATTCCCCCCGCATGCGGAGCAGCACGCGCCGCAG encodes the following:
- a CDS encoding N,N-dimethylformamidase, small subunit, which gives rise to MIPIPKKGTPEREAMIREHRECVDSMKGVAGFSVLKCQDAGDTTVVTGGVHENPDLRRVLLRMRGESPKGKLVVICTKVDAEWRIGRLSGIRGVPPEFVDDKVYTCEQEIQHAIFLRRLDELPETAGMPEHFQEGWKHRDDNWPVT
- a CDS encoding ring-hydroxylating oxygenase subunit alpha, which produces MTYRRDLGYWDEGRDLVDAAFYADALGRHPRVLPAAAFRSLRFSQLEDEAVWTRDWICVGAHEAIPADGDLLPFTVGTHGVHVQRMAGGIVARFNKAQHGGCRTVPLQCQTGTKTKCSFTSCGFSRDRGAIPASDLGDGTPEMHQYLGLRPERLLTAHVRSWGPLIFVNLDVAPAWPEAELTTLGGLGGFFGNHKSRRSDDVWLEHGANWKLMGQALVAGEATIAGNPVWMFAAATLSDGTPARAAWLFPNLVLIATDDSTAVMTLQPTGLGQTLCRLSTFGADPRADRLFWRDEIRVRAERAEAEHDDLARWGTPYRPQTVGAALPFQSEAAGAWMQRTIAARIARMPREDFPQPLYQNPRG
- a CDS encoding N,N-dimethylformamidase beta subunit family domain-containing protein — its product is MIHGDTNPRGPGFIEKPVAADANGTYQGRKQIIHGGSYGYVEDRPQFHVESFTLQCHIWPTTPKTHPRYWKHGAQGLLTKWMDGKGYGLFINEEGFVELRINEHRITTGVPIRDHAWHFVAASFDAQTGEVVLYHEPQIVYALDPVIEPVRTTIKTQIVHTEAPVALAAYVETIGEDPLGKSSLPAGVWFTGKYNGKIDSPRIVKKALSRFEIEQMKGGAQPGLTERRNSGPTGELSALIVAAWDFWDGISTIVAKDNGPYRLDATLVNCPTRALTGYNWAGENFDWKYAKKEYGAIHFHDDDVDDARWEADVEWMVPEQIKSRSYALKLTTADGDEDYIPFWIVPKIGKEQSKIAVMIPTISYMAYANEHVACNAGGAELFVYRVPIMQHQNMFLAEHREYGGSIYDTHTDGSGICLSSRLRPILSIRPKYDHFLAQAPWQYPADLHLIYWLETMGYEYDVITDEDVTYDGLARLENYNVIITGSHPEHNSGAQLDALHNYTQRGGRLMYMGADAWYWVHSYHPAYDTVGRGVVTEMRRCESGIRTWRAEPGEYYHQGTGELGGMWRFRGRSLYSVAGVGMTNEGFDISTYYSRTPDSLDPRVSWAFEGISYEEPIGNFGLVGGGCAGLELDIVDVTLGSPPHTLAVATSAGRHTEAYLLVMEDFGFNQQGLDGTVHPRVRGDVAFHETPNGGGCFAFSSIAFCGSLPWNEGRNNVSTLVKNVLDRFSADGPLPPAPAEAIKHRGRADYESPALAATA